The genomic interval TTAAAAGTGTTGTGGCTATTTGACTATTTTCCATAAATTTCTCCTTCCATATTTTCAAGTTTTTTCATAAAATTTTCTTTAATTTCTTTAAAATTATTTATGTTATTTTCTTTTTCATTTAAATTTGTGATAAGTTCGTTTAGCTCTTTTTCATTTAAAGTTCCTTTTTCTTTTATATTTTCTAAGTCCTTTTGATTGTTAAACAATACAGTTTTTATAGAATTAGGCACTTGTGCACATAATTTTTCTCCAAAACTATTAATATTGTTTAAAATTTTTTCTTGTAATTCTTTTTTGCTTTCATCAACCATTTCAATTGCAAAATCTCTAACTTTTGGTATGTAGGTTCTAGCTCCCTGAAAGACAACTCTTTTTAATAAATTAAAATTTTCAAAAGCAATATCCTCTAAAATATCTCTATTTATAAAATCAGCGTCAAAAAACTTACTAAAATCTCTATAGATATCAAAAGTATCATATCTAAGAGTTTGTCTTAAAGACTCCGAGTCAAAAGCTTCAAATTTACTCATCTCATTTATAAATTCTTCAGTTTCATTTTTTGTATATTGTTTTATATCTTCCATTGCTTGACTTACTAGGTCATCCATTTTTAACTTTTCACTTTCAAGAGCATTTTTAATATCCCATTTGATATTGTTTTTTAATTCTGTAATTCTTCTGTAGTTATTGGTTTTTGAGGCTATAGTATTTTTAATGTCATTAAATTCTCTATCTATATCTTTATTTAAATTTTTAATTTTTTGAGCTAAATTATCGTCAATATTATTTTTAAAATTATCTTGCATTTTAGTAAGTTTTTTTCTAAAATTTGTTACTTCAGCAAGTGCTTTACTTGTCTCATCTTTGCTTTTTTGATTTTGAGATATTTTCGTTTCAAGAGCGTTTATTTCTGTATTTAAAAATACCTCTTTTTTCTCAAATGCATCTTTTATAAAGTTTATATTTGAGATGAGTAAATCTTTACCTTTATTTTGAATGATCTTATCGCTTACTAAATTTTTCAGCTCATTAAGCCCGTTATTTTTCCAAAACTCAGGATTTGCTTCATCTTTATACCAAAGCTCATCTTCATTTAGCAAAAATCCATTTTTTTCTTTTTCATCTAAAAGTGCGTAAAGTCCGGCGGTAAAGACAAATGAACTGGCTTTATTAAATACCGTTTTTTGATAAGTTTCATTTTTTTTATTATTTTCAAGCAGTTCTTTTGCCTCATCAAAATTTCTTAAAACATCTATTTTGTTTATAGCAACTATTCTTTTTGAGTTTTCAAGACTTAGTAGATATTCATTTATAAATTTTATATCACTTTCATCAAATGCTCTTCCGGCATATGTTGCATATATAGCAGCATCACATCTTTTTATCCAATCAAGTGTAATTTTACTTCTAAAGATATTTGGATCATTTGTCCCCGGGGTATCAACCACAACTAAGCTTTTTAAAATTTCAGCCGGATAGTAAATTTCCACGCTTTTTACAAATGGTGTATAAACTCCGCCTTTTGCGACATATTCTTTTAAATTTGATATGTCATCTTCTTTTGTCTGATTTAGAAATTTTATATAAGAGCTGTTTTTAATATCAGGTTCTATAAAATTTTTAAAATAATTTACCTTTTTATCATCAATTTCGGTAATTTCGTTTTTTAGCTCTTGCCACTCATCTTTTGTATAAAAGATAGCTTTTAGTTTTTTATCACTTCCATATCTTATCTCTGTGATTTTAGCAGTGTATGGCGTATCATCACTTGGGAGTATGTCATTACCAAAAATCAATGCATTTAAAAGTGTTGATTTACCGGCTTTTATCTGACCTGCAACGGCTAGGATAAATTCCTCTTTTTGTAAATTTGAAGATTTTTCTTTAAGAGTTTCTTCGTTTACATTATTTAAATTTATGGCTTTATTTTCAACAAGTTCGCCGTAAATTTCAACTAATTCGTCTTTGCTTTTTTCAAAAATTTCAAGCATTTTCAGTCCTTTCGTCTAAGATTTATCAAATTTTTGGTTTTAACTTTTTTTATGTATTTATCAAAAATAAATTTGGCAAATGTTTCTTTGTTTTGTTTGGAAATGTTGTTATATTCTTTAATCAAATTTCTTTTAAAATTATCAATATTAATTTTAAGTTCATTTGTTAGGGCATAGTATTTTATTTTATTGCAAATTTCTTCGGCTTTTGATTTTACAATTTTTTTATTATGTATTTTATAGTCTAAATTTTTAAGCAAATCTTTTACGATTTTTTCAAATTCATTTGCTTTAAATTCAGTGTTTAAATAATTATTTTGAAATGAAACTATTTTATCAATCGTTTTGTGTAACTCATCTGTTTCTTTAGTGATTAATTTTTCATAGCTATCGTTGTAATCTTTTACTGAGTTTTGAATTTTTTCATAAAAGATTTTTTTGTAATGATTGATATATTCTTTTTCTTTTTTTACTAACATTTTGTCTCTATAGTATGTTTTTGCATTTTTTTCATATTCAAGCTCATCATTTTTATTATTAATTTTTTGCATCGGTTCAAAATAAAATTCTTTATTTAATTGATTTAAAGTTTCAGAAGCAAAATAGTGTAAATTGTCATTCAGTTTTTCTTTTAATTCATCTATATTTACATTTATATCTCTATTTTGTTCTAAAATTTCACCTGCTAATGAGTTTATAACTTTTTCTATTTCTGCATAAAATCTCTTTTCATCTAAAAAATAAAACCTTGTTTTATAAATAGTATCGCTAAAAAAGCCAATTTCCTTAGCTGTTTCTTTATCTTGTATATCTAGGCTATCAGTTATTCTATTTATAAGCGTTTTATATATAAAATTTAAATTTTCCATATTTTTTATATGAAGCTTGCTTTGGATATTTTTTGTTATATCATTTTTTATAGTTTGGATTAATGACTGTAAGCTAATGTCTAAATTTGTATTAAATTCCTGTTTTTCATTTTTAAAACGATCTTTTATAAATTTGTCTTTATTTTTGCTGATTTGGTTAAAAAATGAAAGTATTTTATTTTTTTCATTTATAAATTCATCTTTGTCTAATTTTTTACTGTCATAAACGAAAATTTCTTTGTATTCGAAGTTTTTGAGAATTTCTTCTTTTATTTTTTTTCTTGCTGTTGGCGATTTTTTATTAGCCCTATTTAAAACAGCTATAAAATACGCGTCTTTATTTTGATTTTTTATTTCTAAAAGTTTTTTTTCAAGTTCATGTCTAGTTGAGCCTTGATTTATATCAATAACTACTAAAAGCACATCAACAGCTTTTGCTTTTTCCATAGTAAGTTCTGTATCGCCCGGATTTTTTGCATTTTCAAATCCTGGAGTATCATAAAGAATCACATTTCTAAAACTTTCAAATGGATAAAAATATTTTATATCATAAGCTTTGCTTTTTGTGTTTTGATCTTTATGTTGGGCTAAATTTTCATATTCGCTTTGAGAAATTTCATCCCCATTTATTAAAATTTTAACTTCATCTGAGTAGTAAAATGCAGTAATCAATGAAGTCGTCGGGTCATTTCCCTCAGGGCATAATTCTTTACCGATAATTGAGTTTATGAAGCTTGATTTTCCGGATGAGAAGTCACCTATGACGGCAACTTCCGCTTTTGCTATTTGGTTTGAGTGGATTACTTCTTTTGCGATTAATTTTTTTGCGTCATTTTTTAACATTTCAATTAATTCAGATTGATTACCAACACCGGCATCATTTGATAGATCATGTAAAAATGAAATATAATCGATATATTTTTTAAAATCATCGCTTAAAATTATCATATTTGATTCCTTGTTATATTTTTCTTAAATTTGAATTCATTTTTAAGTATATATCTAAAATCCGTAAGACTTCTATAAAAAATGAGTGAATAAAATTTATCCGGATCATTTGTAGGGTTTTCTTCGGTTTCTTTTCTTAAATCTTTTAAAAAATTTTCTATACATTGTTTTAATATTTTTTCATCATAAGAGTAATCTTTTAAAATTCTTTTTGAAACTTCAAAAACACATTTTGCATGATATTTTTTATTAAGTATCATATCTTTGCCGTCTTTTCTAATCGGCTCGAAAAGCAGTTTTTTGTAAGATAGGCTTAGAGCTAAATAACTTGGCATTAAAGTCAGTTTTTCGTTATCTAAAATAAAAAAAGCAATTTTTAATAATTTATAATCAAGTTCGCTGTGAATTTCATCTATATATTTTGAAATTATCGTATTATAGTCAATGATCGAGTGATTTATACGCATTTGTAAAAAATTTGTCTCTGACATAAAATAATCAACATAATTTTCTTTTACGGCTTCTATGATTTTTTCTTTTTCATCTTGCGGATAACTATCCAAACCAGGTATTTGTCTTGCATATCTGTTTAATATAGCTAATGTATCCATTTCATAATATTTTAAATGCTGTGTAGAGCAAATGGATAAAATCTCTTCATTTATGTCAATGCCTTTGTTTTTATTTTTTATTAAATCTATTATAAGTTCTTGAAATTTTTCAAATTCGGTATCAAACTTTTCCGTTTTTAAATAAAATGTGTAATTTTCTAAAAAATTATCTTCATCGGTGTAAATTTTATCGATTTGGATATCAGGATCATTGCAAATTATTTTTGCCTGATCTTCAAAATCAGGCAAAAATTCTTTTAAGTCTTTATCTTCCAAGCAATTCAATAATTTTTTTTCATGGTTATCATATTTTTGTTTGTCTATATCATCGGCTATGATATCTAAACATACGCTTAATTTTTCTAAGAATTTTTCTTTTTCCAGCTCCAAATTTTTGGCTGTATTTTTCAAATGAGAAATTTCTTTTGCAATTATATCTTTTGCTTCATTTATCAAATTTTCAAGTAAATTTTTAACCTCATCAGCCTTTACATCATCTGATAAATCATATAAAAAAGAGATACAATCAATGTATCTCTCTAAATTTTCGCTTAAATTTTCCATTTTTTACCCTTTAGGCTTATGAATTTATAAAATTTTCAAGCTCGATTATAGTTTCTTTCATATCATTTCTAGTCTTTTTTATCTCGTCTATTTTTTTACTTTTTAGAGCAATTGTGTCGCTTATACTGTCTTTTGTAGTTTGAAGTTTGTTTTTTAAAGGCTCAAAAATTTGCTCGTTTGAGACTTTATTGATATATTCTTTTGTTAGATTTATAACCACTGCAGATGCAGCTTTTGCAACCTCTGGTTTATTTTTTGTAAAAAGTTTTTCCAATTGTCTTATTATGAATTTACTGGCGATTTCAAATTTTTGTAATATTGTTATAATAATTGCTACGACAGGTTTTGGCAATTTTTCGCTAAGTTTTTCGCTAAGAACGAAAATTATTTTGTTAGCTATATAAGGAATAGTATCCATCAAAAATTTTTTAATATTCTCATTTAAATTAAGGTCTTTTTGCATATTTTTAAAATTACTTATATCTACATTTTCCACATTAAATGTAAAATACTCATTAAAATAATTTTTTGTATTTTCTTCTATGATTTTTATCATACTTTCAAAAAATTCCTGTGTTTTTCCATCTTTAAGAAGATCTATATCGTTTAAGCATTGTGAATAAATTTTAGTTTCCAAACTTTGTATAAATTTATCAAGTTTTAAATATTGGTTTTGAATTTCATCTTGGATTTTATCTTCTTCTTTTTTGATGTTTTTTAGTTTTTCATCAAGCTCGTCTGTGTTAAAATCAATCAACTCAACTCTTTGTTTTAAAATTTGAGATAATTCCTTTGAAAATATTTTCGTATTTTTGGCTATTTTTTGTTTTTTAATTTTTGTGAATTTAGAGTAAAAATTGTCATTTATTAAGTTTAAAAGTTCAGTATTTGGCTCTTTTGTGCTTGTAAAAACTATTTTGTCTTCTAAATTTTCAATATTTAAATCTTTTAGTTGCTCTAAAACTGATTTTTTGATATTTTCTCTTGTGTTTTGTGGTTTTAAATCGCTTTTTGTAAGGCAAAATATAAGGTTATTTTTTATATCTAAGTTTTGTGAGATAAAATCAATTACTGATTTTGTAAGTCCGCCTTGATTTATATCTTGGCATATAATAGCGCATTCAAGTCGTGGTAGATAACCAAGCGTTATATCAAAATCACTTTTATCTAGACTTGAAACTCCTGGAGTATCTATAAAGACAAAATCGGAGTTATTTACTCTCTCTCTCTCTCTCTCTCTCTCTCGGTGGCGGCTGAAATATTTGCAATTAGATGAAATTTTCCATCTTTTGTTTGTAAATTTGCAAACTCATCTTCTGAAATTTCACTTATTGTATCGCCATCTTTTTTAAAAAACTCATCTTTGTTGCTGAAATTTATCTCAACCACCGTTTTTGTCGTAGGAAGTGAGTTTATACTTAATAAATTTCTATCTAATAAAGAATTTATAAGACTTGATTTTCCGCTTGAAAACTCACCTAAAAAACCAATTTCTATCTTGTCTTCTAAAGATTTTTGAAACCTTTCATTAACGCCGTCTATGTCAAATTTTTGACAAATTTCTGATATGGTCATTTTTTCTCCTTTGAATAAAATTATTTATAATAACTTTTTAATTTTACAGGAAGTTTTTTTGTGCAGCGTTTTTTGTTTTATGGCTTTTATTCATTATCTGAATTATAATATTTTCCAAAAACATATCACGCTTCATTCATAAAATCACTTCAACAGCCAAAAACCAATCAAACTTTAAAGTCATTCGGTTAAAGAGAAAATTCGTCTTTTTCTGACTGCGATTTCGGTATTTTCAACCTTTTTACCATTCTCAAAAACTTTTTTAAGACTTCAAATTTTTACAAACATTCTTATTTTTATAAAATTTTATAACTTTGCAATTTTATTAAATTCCTGACAAAATTTTTATTGAAATTTTTTATAAAATTAAGAAATTTAATAGATAAAATATTAGCATTAAAATAATAAAAATATATTAAAATTATTGATTTTAAGTTAATATTTCGATGTTGCTATAATTTTATCAAGCTTGCATAAGTTTATAGCTTATTTTTTTGATTTATTATCAACTGTTATTAAATAAAATTCGGCAAAATTAGTAAAAGTAAATTAAAAAGAGAAAAAACAGAAATCATAAAAAATTTTTTTCAACCGAAGAATAAAATTTTATTTTTCGCTTTTAATTAAGTTTTTTAAGATATAAGATAAAATATTTTTTATGTTTTTGATGTATTTATTAAAATTTAAATTTTACTTCTGATGTTTTCTTTTAATCTGCAAATGCAGATTAAAAGAAATATTTTATTTGACGATTTGCGGACACTTTATTTTTTATTTACGAAGTCTTTGCATTCCTGTGTATTCCAAAAAATACTTGCCGCTTTGTAAGTGTCGAAATCATAAACTATTTTATATTGGCATATCATATCTTTATCGGCGGCTTTTTCTTTAAGATTAAAAAGATAATCCCACTCTACGACATAAGCAAGTCCTGCTGCAAAATGCGGAGTTCCGATAAGTTTTCTTATCTCATCTTTACTCATTCCTGTTTCGATTTTTCTTATGTTTTCCAAATTTACGCTCAAAGCTTTGTTGTAAATACTTTTTTCAGGTTTTGGAAAAGTAATTTCATTTTCACTCATTATGCCGTTTCTTGGCACTTTTTCGCTTGATTTTGTGGTACATCCCTGTAAAATAAATACTCCTAAAACTGCTAAAACTACTAATGAAAATTTTTTCATATTCTATCCTTTTATAAAATTTTAAAATAAAGAACCAAACGTTCTTTATTTTTAATTAAAAATGGAAGCCGACAGATACTGCGGCTCCTGCATTTTCTTGTGAATCATAACTTGCACTGCCTTTTACTACCCATTTTCCATCATCACTCATTTTTGATAAGCCGATTGCCATAGCCGACTCACCGTCATAAAAACCGCCTCCTAAACTGACCATTCCTTTTCCCGGAATTGTAGATTGTGGAAGATTTCCTATAGCCATAGCTGAGGCTGTTCCTGCGCGAGAATCTTTTTTGTATTCGTCAAGCTTTCCGTAAACATTGTTTAGTCCCGCTTTGAGTTGTCCTACAGTAGCTGCGTCTGAGTTTAGAACACCAGGAGCGACATTGCTTATAGTTCTTTCATGTCCAGGAGCTCCTACTGATACTGTGTTGCTTCTACCATTATCTTTCGATCCACCGGCTATAGAAACTGAGTTTTTACCAGTTGCTTTTGGTTTTTCTTTAGCCCAGTCATCTTTTTTATCACTTTCTTTTACTCCACTAGCACCAACAGCTATATTTTTTAATTGTCCCACAGTAGCAGCATCATCATCAGCTTCTCCATCGGCTACTTTTGTTATTTTATTACCACCATTATTAAGACCATCTTTGGTAAGTTTAACATCACCATTTTGAATAGTATCTTTTGTGATTTTAACATCATCTCCAACTTTTAAACCGTCTTCATCAAGTTTTGCGTTATTAAGTGTTATAGAACCATCTTTTAGATCTAAATTTTTTGAAAGCTTTATATCTAAATTTCCATCTTCTGTAGCTTTTGTTTTAATGTTTTTATCACCTTTTATAGTTAAAGTTTCGTTGCCATAAATATTATGCTTTCCCTCATCTCCTTTAAGTTTGTATTTTCCTAGTGTTTGATTTACTGTGCCATTTAAATTTGTTGTAAAGTTTTCTTGAAGTTCTTTAAGCTGACCCTCTGTAGCAGCTCTACTTACATCATCGGTTGTTCCATTCCACTTTGTATTGCTAAGACCTACTATATGCTGTCCTTTATCATCATTTTTAATAGTAATGCTTTTATTGTTATTTTCATTTGATAAAACTATTTCATTTTTTGAAATTTTAGCTTTTATTTTATCATCTCCAATTTCTATTGTTTCATTATTTATAGTAGTTTTATCTGCTACAGCATTACCATTTTTATCATATTTATTAAATTCAGCACTTTGTAAATCTTTAAGGTCTTTAGCTAGACTTATTTTTTTAGAGTTACTAGTAGTACCTTCTTGTTCAACTACTATGTTTTTATTGTCTCCTTTTATATCAAAAATTTTACCATTTAGATTTTTTTGTATTTTTTCTAGATCGGTTTGTTTTGCAAAAGTTTTATCACTATAATCTTTTAAAGATTTAAGTTGAGCGACATTGACTGCATCGGTATCATTAGTTCCTGCTGCAACATTTGTGATTTGACGAGTTAATTCTGACAAATCATTACCTTTATTATCCTTATATCCTTTAGCTCTACCAACCGATACTGCTCCTAGCCTACTTGTCCAAGCAGCAGTATCTTTATCATCATTTTTACCAACTCCAAAATATTTGCCCTCTTTACCTGCTTCAGTATCTGCTATAGAAAGTGCACCTAAAGCTACAGAGTTGTTTATATTTGCTTGTGATCCAACGCCTAAGGCTAGAGAATTTTTCTCTTTTGCTATTGAATGAGAGCCGATTGCGGTTGAAAAATCAGCTTGCGCTTTTGACTTTTCCCCTAAAGCAATTGATAAATTTCCTTTAGCATCTGTATGATGACCTATTGCTATAGATGAGTATGCTCTAGAATAGTTTTGATTGCCTATTGCGATTGACTTTTCGCCAAGAGCTCTAGCTCTAGCACCTAAAGCTGTAGAGTGTTTTTCTGTTGCTGTTGCTTCTACTCCAATAGCTGTTGCTTCATCTTTTGAAGCTTCTGCTGAATGTCCTAAGGCATTTGATTCATAACCTGTTGCTTTTGCACTTTGACCTATAGCGACGCTTCTTGAAAATTTGCCGCTTCCATCTAATCCACTAGCTTCTGCATTACCACCTATTGCTATTGAGTCAAGTCCTTTTGCTTTTGAAAAATAACCTATAGACATAGATTTATCATATGCTTCTGCTTGATAACCCATAGATATTGAATTGTTTCCTATAGCTTTTGCTTTTTCTCCTATACTTATTGAATTTATAGAATCTGCGTTTGCATTATTGCCTACAGCAATTGCTGAATTACCTTTTGCTGTAGTATCTGGTCCAATGGCTATGGCATAATCACCTGTGGCACCCTTATTATCAAAATTTCCTTTATCTTCTTTTGATTTTACAGAGAAATATTTTATATTACTATTTGTAGAGCTTGAATTTTCTATGCCTTTAATCCATTGAGTTAAACTTGTATAGTCTCCACCTTTGCCATCTTTTGAGATATTAATATCATTAAATGTTGGAGTTTTAGCCATAAGTAAATTTATACTTCCATCTTTGTTAATTGAAGTGGCTAAGTTTTCGCTGCTTAGAAAATCATTTAAGTTCTTATTGCTACCTGTAAGTTTAAAGCCGCCACCTACTTTTATAATTCCACCAAGTTTATGAGAAACATCATTTCCCTTTGTTATATCTGTAGCATTATAATTAGCTCGTGTATGAAAGCCTTGATTGGCTAAAGACTTGATTTGAGCGACATTGACTGCATCGGTATCATTAGTTCCTGCTGCGACATTTGTGATTTGACGAGTAATATTGTTGGCTTTATCACCTACAGATACCGCTCCTGCTGTGCTTCTCCAAGCAGAGTCTGTTTCTTTGCTTGGATTGTTAGTTGCAAAGTCAAGGCCTGTAACTCCACGACCTGTGCTCGCTACTGATCTTGCACCAAGTGCAACAGAGTTATTTTCTTGCGCACTGGCTTGATAGCCCAAAGCTATAGAATTGTCATTTGAAGCTTTAGCCTCATGTCCTACTGATATGCCATAACTTCCTTGAGTATTTGATTTTGTCCCAAGTGATATTGCATGGTCCTTGGCTGCCATAGATCCATATCCTAAAGCTAAAGAGCTTGAACCTAAGGATTCAGAATTATATCCTATAGCGATATTATTTTGGTTTGAATTTTTAAGCTTATATTTTCCATTATCTTTTTTGTAGTATTGTTTATAAGTATCAGCTAATGAGTTATATCTACTCTCATCAAGCTCTTCTTCAAGACCTGCTTTAGCCTCATATCCTACTGAGACTGATTTTTCTGAGCGTGCTTTAGCCTCATATCCTACTGAGACTGATCTTTCTGAGCGTGCCAAAGCTCCATATCCTACGGCAGTGCTATAGTTAGCCATGGCTTTCGCCTTGCTTCCTAGGGCTGTGGAATCATTCCAAAGAGCCTTAGAACCATAACCTAAAGAAACTGCATTAGAACTCATAGATTCTGCACCAATTCCTATAGCAACAGATCTAATAGAAGTTGCTAATGAGTAGGTACCTATAGCTATATTGCCTCGATCACTTTCAATATCAAAAGGTTTTAGTTTATACCCGTTTCCATCTTTTACATAATAATTCTTTTGTAATCTGCCATCTAACTCATCATACTCTGACTGGGTTAGCTTTTCACTTAAGCCAGCTCTTGCAAACTCTCCTATTGATATAGAGCTATATGCAGAGGTATATGTATTTTTATCTCTGCCGTATGTAACTGCGTTACTTCCAATAGCTACTGAATCATTAGCGTAACTTCTAGCCTGATGACCTATAGCGCTTGAATACCTTCCTTTAGAATATGCAGCTTCGCCTATGGCACTGGATTGGTTTAAAGATTGTGCCCCAAATCCTATAGCATTGGAATGCGTACTAGCATTAGCCTTTTTTCCTATAGCATTAGCAAATTCTCCAGAGGCTATTGCTTCCCAACCTATAGCAGTGGATCCTTGCTCACTTCCTGTGACTTTAGCACCTTGTCCTAATGCGATACTAACTCGCCCCTCTGCTGTTGCCCCATATCCAATACCAACACTATGTTCACCAAGCGCTTTTGCAAAACTTCCAAAAGCAGAAGATTCTAACCCTGTAGCTTTTGAGTTTTGTCCAACTGCTACTGAGTGGTCTTTTCCTGAAGAATCTGCACCAAATCCTATAGCAATAGAGTGCTGTCGTTCTGCCTTTGAGTTGCTACCTAAAGCTATAGCCATGTGTCCAGTCGCTCGTGCATCATTTCCAATAGCAATATTTCCCTCTCCAGGACCAGATACGCTTGGATCTCGCTTAGCCCGAGCACGTACTCCTATAGCAATGCCACCCCCACCTGGCTTTGTATCATCAGCATATGCACCATCTCCAAATGCTATGCTTATATCATTAAAATTT from Campylobacter hominis ATCC BAA-381 carries:
- a CDS encoding dynamin family protein: MLEIFEKSKDELVEIYGELVENKAINLNNVNEETLKEKSSNLQKEEFILAVAGQIKAGKSTLLNALIFGNDILPSDDTPYTAKITEIRYGSDKKLKAIFYTKDEWQELKNEITEIDDKKVNYFKNFIEPDIKNSSYIKFLNQTKEDDISNLKEYVAKGGVYTPFVKSVEIYYPAEILKSLVVVDTPGTNDPNIFRSKITLDWIKRCDAAIYATYAGRAFDESDIKFINEYLLSLENSKRIVAINKIDVLRNFDEAKELLENNKKNETYQKTVFNKASSFVFTAGLYALLDEKEKNGFLLNEDELWYKDEANPEFWKNNGLNELKNLVSDKIIQNKGKDLLISNINFIKDAFEKKEVFLNTEINALETKISQNQKSKDETSKALAEVTNFRKKLTKMQDNFKNNIDDNLAQKIKNLNKDIDREFNDIKNTIASKTNNYRRITELKNNIKWDIKNALESEKLKMDDLVSQAMEDIKQYTKNETEEFINEMSKFEAFDSESLRQTLRYDTFDIYRDFSKFFDADFINRDILEDIAFENFNLLKRVVFQGARTYIPKVRDFAIEMVDESKKELQEKILNNINSFGEKLCAQVPNSIKTVLFNNQKDLENIKEKGTLNEKELNELITNLNEKENNINNFKEIKENFMKKLENMEGEIYGK
- a CDS encoding dynamin family protein, producing the protein MIILSDDFKKYIDYISFLHDLSNDAGVGNQSELIEMLKNDAKKLIAKEVIHSNQIAKAEVAVIGDFSSGKSSFINSIIGKELCPEGNDPTTSLITAFYYSDEVKILINGDEISQSEYENLAQHKDQNTKSKAYDIKYFYPFESFRNVILYDTPGFENAKNPGDTELTMEKAKAVDVLLVVIDINQGSTRHELEKKLLEIKNQNKDAYFIAVLNRANKKSPTARKKIKEEILKNFEYKEIFVYDSKKLDKDEFINEKNKILSFFNQISKNKDKFIKDRFKNEKQEFNTNLDISLQSLIQTIKNDITKNIQSKLHIKNMENLNFIYKTLINRITDSLDIQDKETAKEIGFFSDTIYKTRFYFLDEKRFYAEIEKVINSLAGEILEQNRDINVNIDELKEKLNDNLHYFASETLNQLNKEFYFEPMQKINNKNDELEYEKNAKTYYRDKMLVKKEKEYINHYKKIFYEKIQNSVKDYNDSYEKLITKETDELHKTIDKIVSFQNNYLNTEFKANEFEKIVKDLLKNLDYKIHNKKIVKSKAEEICNKIKYYALTNELKINIDNFKRNLIKEYNNISKQNKETFAKFIFDKYIKKVKTKNLINLRRKD
- a CDS encoding dynamin family protein, whose translation is MTISEICQKFDIDGVNERFQKSLEDKIEIGFLGEFSSGKSSLINSLLDRNLLSINSLPTTKTVVEINFSNKDEFFKKDGDTISEISEDEFANLQTKDGKFHLIANISAATERERERERE
- a CDS encoding outer membrane protein assembly factor BamE produces the protein MKKFSLVVLAVLGVFILQGCTTKSSEKVPRNGIMSENEITFPKPEKSIYNKALSVNLENIRKIETGMSKDEIRKLIGTPHFAAGLAYVVEWDYLFNLKEKAADKDMICQYKIVYDFDTYKAASIFWNTQECKDFVNKK
- a CDS encoding YadA-like family protein, whose amino-acid sequence is MSSNAVSLGYGSKALWNDSTALGSKAKAMANYSTAVGYGALARSERSVSVGYEAKARSEKSVSVGYEAKAGLEEELDESRYNSLADTYKQYYKKDNGKYKLKNSNQNNIAIGYNSESLGSSSLALGYGSMAAKDHAISLGTKSNTQGSYGISVGHEAKASNDNSIALGYQASAQENNSVALGARSVASTGRGVTGLDFATNNPSKETDSAWRSTAGAVSVGDKANNITRQITNVAAGTNDTDAVNVAQIKSLANQGFHTRANYNATDITKGNDVSHKLGGIIKVGGGFKLTGSNKNLNDFLSSENLATSINKDGSINLLMAKTPTFNDINISKDGKGGDYTSLTQWIKGIENSSSTNSNIKYFSVKSKEDKGNFDNKGATGDYAIAIGPDTTAKGNSAIAVGNNANADSINSISIGEKAKAIGNNSISMGYQAEAYDKSMSIGYFSKAKGLDSIAIGGNAEASGLDGSGKFSRSVAIGQSAKATGYESNALGHSAEASKDEATAIGVEATATEKHSTALGARARALGEKSIAIGNQNYSRAYSSIAIGHHTDAKGNLSIALGEKSKAQADFSTAIGSHSIAKEKNSLALGVGSQANINNSVALGALSIADTEAGKEGKYFGVGKNDDKDTAAWTSRLGAVSVGRAKGYKDNKGNDLSELTRQITNVAAGTNDTDAVNVAQLKSLKDYSDKTFAKQTDLEKIQKNLNGKIFDIKGDNKNIVVEQEGTTSNSKKISLAKDLKDLQSAEFNKYDKNGNAVADKTTINNETIEIGDDKIKAKISKNEIVLSNENNNKSITIKNDDKGQHIVGLSNTKWNGTTDDVSRAATEGQLKELQENFTTNLNGTVNQTLGKYKLKGDEGKHNIYGNETLTIKGDKNIKTKATEDGNLDIKLSKNLDLKDGSITLNNAKLDEDGLKVGDDVKITKDTIQNGDVKLTKDGLNNGGNKITKVADGEADDDAATVGQLKNIAVGASGVKESDKKDDWAKEKPKATGKNSVSIAGGSKDNGRSNTVSVGAPGHERTISNVAPGVLNSDAATVGQLKAGLNNVYGKLDEYKKDSRAGTASAMAIGNLPQSTIPGKGMVSLGGGFYDGESAMAIGLSKMSDDGKWVVKGSASYDSQENAGAAVSVGFHF